From the Rhizomicrobium palustre genome, the window TCTTGGCGGCGCGGTCGATCGCGGTGGCCGAGGCATTGAGGATGAGATTACAGCCCGCTTCCTCATAAAAACTATCCGACTTCAGAAACAGCCGGGCGCGCTCGAACTTGCCCATCAAATAGGCCTTGGACAGCGGCGGGCGCTGATAAGGCGCGTATGCCTCGTCGCCGATCATGGTGATCGGGCCTAAAAACCCTTCAGCGCGAAGGCTTATTACCGCTTGCGCGCCCGCTTGACCGGCGCCGATGATGATAATGGGGGGGATGTTTTCGTTGAGCATGGCGGTGGGGCTATCATGGTTGCCCCAGGGGCCGCAACAGATCCGCTAGGGTCGTTGAGGCGGCTGGGTACGAAGGCTACAACATTGGAAATGAAAGACGATTCGGAACGTTTCCGGCATTCTATCGCGCTTGAGAGCCTCGAAGATACCGCTCATCTGGGCGCGTTAATTGCGCGCGCACTGAAAAAAGGGAATACCCTGGCACTGCGCGGCGATCTTGGCGCGGGCAAAACCGCGCTGGCCCGCTCCATTCTGCAAGCCTTGGGTGTGACTGGCCCCATCGCCAGCCCGACCTTTACCCTGGTGCAAGCCTATGAGACGGCGCGCCTGCCTATTCGCCATTTCGACCTCTATCGCATCGAAGACCCGAGCGAACTCGAAGAACTCGGCCTGGATGAGGCCCTGAGCGAAGGTGCCGCCTTGATCGAATGGCCCGACCGGGCCGAGATGCCTGAGGACGCGATTAACCTCACTTTGACCATAACAGGCGCCCAATCGCGGCAGGCAGAGATCGACGCCCCTGCCGCCTGGGCCGCAATTTTCGCCGGCAAGGATTTCTGACGTGGCATTCAAGACATCTTCGTTTCTGAACGATGCAGGTTGGGGTCA encodes:
- the tsaE gene encoding tRNA (adenosine(37)-N6)-threonylcarbamoyltransferase complex ATPase subunit type 1 TsaE, translated to MKDDSERFRHSIALESLEDTAHLGALIARALKKGNTLALRGDLGAGKTALARSILQALGVTGPIASPTFTLVQAYETARLPIRHFDLYRIEDPSELEELGLDEALSEGAALIEWPDRAEMPEDAINLTLTITGAQSRQAEIDAPAAWAAIFAGKDF